The Streptomyces sp. NBC_01255 genome window below encodes:
- a CDS encoding glycosyl hydrolase codes for MTGRHGRADPWTRLVIALAAVGALTAGIGVWSTLSEDDDRCAPDTSLVAPCGAWWGAYIPYDSDSSLTRPVYAFEKKIGRKLDLVYTYHDMSGSKADGELLTPDERELGRDRLLMLAWESTVWTEKHHADWTEKQLGWKNIAAGTYDTSVIDPQALRVKEYGKRVFFSFDQEADFRIEQGAGTPEEYVAAYRHVRDRFEKLGVTNVVWVWTVSGWLGNDTLMKRLYPGDDYVDWIGMDQYNYYLCHKSPNWLDFDKSQRPSYDWLRKNISADKPIMLSEFSTAPDPKQPARQRDWYTAIPGVAPTLPEAKAYVHWNRAVPGPGCDLTVDSGPGLEGYRIAGQDPYFKQPLPRR; via the coding sequence ATGACCGGGCGCCACGGCCGGGCCGACCCCTGGACCCGGCTCGTGATCGCACTCGCCGCCGTCGGCGCGCTGACCGCCGGCATAGGCGTCTGGTCGACCCTCTCCGAGGACGACGACCGCTGTGCGCCCGACACCTCGCTCGTCGCACCCTGTGGCGCCTGGTGGGGCGCGTACATCCCGTACGACAGCGACAGTTCGCTCACCCGGCCGGTGTACGCCTTCGAGAAGAAGATCGGCCGCAAGCTCGACCTCGTCTACACGTACCACGACATGTCGGGGAGCAAGGCCGACGGCGAGCTGCTCACCCCCGACGAGCGGGAGCTCGGCCGGGACCGACTCCTCATGCTGGCCTGGGAGTCCACGGTGTGGACCGAGAAACACCACGCCGACTGGACCGAGAAGCAGCTGGGCTGGAAGAACATCGCCGCCGGCACGTACGACACCTCGGTCATCGACCCGCAGGCCCTCCGGGTCAAGGAGTACGGCAAGCGGGTCTTCTTCTCCTTCGACCAGGAGGCCGACTTCCGCATCGAGCAGGGCGCCGGGACCCCGGAGGAGTACGTCGCCGCCTACCGCCACGTCCGCGACCGCTTCGAGAAGCTGGGCGTCACCAACGTGGTGTGGGTCTGGACCGTCTCCGGCTGGCTCGGCAACGACACCCTGATGAAGCGGCTCTACCCCGGCGACGACTACGTCGACTGGATCGGCATGGACCAGTACAACTACTACCTCTGCCACAAGTCGCCGAACTGGCTCGACTTCGACAAGAGCCAGCGCCCCAGCTACGACTGGCTCCGGAAGAACATCTCCGCCGACAAGCCGATCATGCTCTCCGAGTTCTCCACCGCCCCCGACCCGAAGCAGCCCGCACGGCAGCGCGACTGGTACACCGCGATCCCGGGAGTGGCGCCGACGCTGCCGGAGGCGAAGGCGTACGTGCACTGGAACCGTGCCGTGCCCGGGCCCGGGTGCGACCTGACGGTCGACTCAGGGCCGGGCCTGGAGGGTTACCGGATCGCCGGCCAGGACCCGTACTTCAAGCAGCCCCTGCCGCGCCGCTGA
- a CDS encoding lipopolysaccharide biosynthesis protein: protein MTDTVRLRESGTAAETGETSADAVPEPSGEQHGKGESGESSMFRNAYALMLSTGVSAALGLGFWLVAARYYTEEAVGQGSAAIAAQRMLASLTATTLTGAVVRYVPRAGRATGPLVVRLYLVSTAVVAVACGVFLLTLDWWGPSYAPLGTVSAGIFFTAASIGWALLTLQDAVLTGLRRAVWVPVGNAVFSLGKLVLLVVLAVGVPVLGVFVSWAAAIVLSVVPVGWLVFRHLIPRQAHADRDREPPTLREIGRFLAGDSVGSVFSLLMISLLPMMVAVRFDAAHNAFFYTAYTVGGTMEFMAINMASSLTAHASHSPESLAEGVRGALRRMALLLVPVVLVLVVFAPLILAPFGGEYARNGTTVLRLLAAAALPRVAVELYIGVLRVQGRTGMLAALQGAMCVMVLGSAVFLLGPFGIAGAGYAVLGSMTLMAVASVPGLRATLKGRAPVEGARAAARVKERAEDGYGTNWARESAYLRGTHDSVTPAFGIPVYVPRQRTDEPTITPARREAGGTDRPDGPDRTTARLRLWLWLSLGLAAVLFWLPLAGAGALDVERLSGTGLLTALPPVTLLAGLLLVALQGAAVGLRAFRPAFAGAVLLATFLALHTAPPLLGLGPAAAGGPGAELLGEAAGPAAVVTPIVLQALCLLLAALLLWVLGVADRVTAGVVWVLVWAGWAGQQAFAAAPLPLFLGLAGATMAVCAFRGVAAGRR, encoded by the coding sequence GTGACCGACACCGTACGGCTGCGGGAATCGGGCACGGCGGCGGAGACCGGGGAGACCTCGGCCGACGCCGTGCCGGAACCCTCCGGGGAGCAGCACGGGAAGGGCGAATCCGGCGAGAGCTCCATGTTCCGCAACGCCTACGCGCTGATGCTCTCCACCGGCGTCTCCGCCGCCCTCGGGCTCGGCTTCTGGCTGGTCGCGGCCCGCTACTACACGGAGGAGGCCGTCGGCCAGGGCTCCGCCGCCATCGCCGCGCAGCGGATGCTCGCCTCGCTGACCGCGACGACGCTGACGGGCGCGGTCGTCCGGTACGTGCCCCGGGCCGGGCGCGCCACCGGGCCGCTCGTGGTCCGCCTCTACCTGGTCAGCACGGCGGTCGTGGCCGTCGCCTGCGGCGTCTTCCTGCTCACCCTGGACTGGTGGGGACCCTCGTACGCCCCGCTCGGCACCGTGTCCGCCGGGATCTTCTTCACCGCGGCCAGCATCGGCTGGGCCCTGCTCACCCTCCAGGACGCGGTCCTCACCGGACTCAGACGGGCCGTCTGGGTCCCCGTCGGCAACGCCGTCTTCTCGCTCGGCAAGCTCGTGCTGCTCGTCGTCCTCGCCGTCGGCGTGCCGGTGCTCGGCGTCTTCGTCTCCTGGGCGGCGGCCATCGTGCTCTCCGTCGTGCCGGTCGGCTGGCTCGTCTTCCGGCACCTGATCCCCCGGCAGGCGCACGCCGACCGGGACCGCGAGCCGCCCACCCTGCGCGAGATCGGCCGCTTCCTCGCCGGGGACTCCGTCGGCTCGGTCTTCAGCCTGCTGATGATCAGCCTGCTGCCGATGATGGTCGCCGTCCGCTTCGACGCCGCCCACAACGCCTTCTTCTACACGGCCTACACCGTCGGCGGCACGATGGAGTTCATGGCCATCAACATGGCCTCCTCGCTCACCGCGCACGCCTCGCACAGCCCCGAGTCCCTCGCCGAGGGGGTCAGGGGAGCGCTGCGCCGGATGGCGCTGCTGCTTGTCCCGGTGGTCCTCGTCCTCGTCGTCTTCGCGCCGCTGATCCTCGCGCCCTTCGGCGGGGAGTACGCCCGGAACGGCACGACCGTGCTGCGGCTGCTCGCCGCCGCGGCGCTCCCCCGGGTCGCCGTCGAGCTGTACATCGGGGTGCTGCGCGTCCAGGGCCGTACGGGCATGCTCGCCGCGCTCCAGGGCGCGATGTGCGTGATGGTCCTCGGCAGCGCGGTCTTCCTCCTCGGGCCCTTCGGCATCGCCGGAGCGGGGTACGCCGTGCTCGGCTCGATGACCCTGATGGCGGTGGCGTCCGTGCCGGGCCTGCGGGCCACGCTCAAGGGCCGGGCGCCGGTCGAGGGGGCCAGGGCGGCCGCGCGGGTGAAGGAGCGCGCGGAGGACGGGTACGGCACGAACTGGGCGCGGGAGAGCGCCTATCTGCGGGGGACGCACGACTCGGTGACGCCCGCGTTCGGCATCCCCGTGTACGTACCCCGGCAGCGGACGGACGAGCCGACGATCACTCCCGCGCGGCGGGAGGCGGGGGGTACGGACCGGCCGGACGGGCCCGACCGGACGACGGCCCGGCTCCGGCTGTGGCTCTGGCTGTCCCTCGGCCTGGCCGCCGTGCTGTTCTGGCTCCCGCTCGCCGGGGCCGGCGCCCTCGACGTGGAGCGGCTCTCCGGGACCGGTCTGCTGACCGCGCTCCCGCCCGTCACGCTGCTCGCGGGGCTGCTGCTCGTCGCCCTCCAGGGCGCCGCCGTCGGCCTCCGCGCCTTCCGGCCGGCGTTCGCCGGAGCGGTCCTGCTCGCCACCTTCCTCGCCCTGCACACCGCACCGCCCCTGCTGGGCCTGGGGCCCGCGGCGGCCGGCGGCCCGGGCGCGGAACTCCTCGGCGAGGCCGCGGGACCTGCGGCGGTCGTGACCCCGATCGTGCTCCAGGCGCTGTGCCTGCTGCTCGCGGCCCTGTTGCTGTGGGTCCTCGGCGTGGCCGACCGGGTCACAGCGGGCGTGGTGTGGGTGCTCGTCTGGGCCGGATGGGCGGGGCAGCAGGCCTTCGCCGCCGCCCCGCTCCCGCTCTTCCTGGGCCTGGCCGGCGCCACGATGGCGGTCTGCGCCTTCCGCGGTGTGGCGGCGGGCCGCCGTTAG
- a CDS encoding DegT/DnrJ/EryC1/StrS family aminotransferase, with product MVSAYAELEGRMRDRLGGRECLYVPSCRFGLYLALRHWCEPGGRVLMSPVNDDVIFFVVLAAGLRPVQAPLDPRDGSIDTAAVPESVWRGLSAVLTTNLYGNPDPAPELRAHCDRLGIPLIEDAAHAIGSTVGGRPVGTYGEASVFSLSKHTAAKTGGFVALADPALREELTAARDALLHPTRTTGELAYLARPYAEAAVRGMRLVRAARATVRLLGMEEREEIRMPLRADELLRALPAAPALAPFHSWVRVDMHDYRLRPGPGRLRRTTRKLARLDGVLAAHRSGTALLLASEYGTPGAADEPAQPLFRVPLLVEDRDAAIAALARHRITTGYVYDPPLDTYAGEAFTDLSPAPEAAARFARHALPVDPRRADEVLGVLRASGTRPARLSEAPGGAR from the coding sequence ATGGTTTCTGCGTACGCGGAACTGGAAGGGCGGATGCGCGACCGGCTCGGGGGCAGGGAGTGCCTCTACGTGCCGTCGTGCCGCTTCGGTCTCTACCTCGCGCTGCGCCACTGGTGCGAGCCCGGCGGCCGGGTGCTGATGTCACCGGTCAACGACGACGTGATCTTCTTCGTCGTCCTCGCCGCCGGGCTCCGCCCGGTGCAGGCACCGCTCGACCCCCGGGACGGGTCGATCGACACGGCGGCCGTCCCGGAGTCCGTCTGGCGCGGCCTGTCCGCGGTCCTCACCACCAATCTGTACGGGAATCCCGACCCGGCCCCGGAGCTGCGGGCCCACTGCGACCGGCTCGGCATCCCGCTGATCGAGGACGCGGCCCACGCGATCGGCTCCACCGTCGGCGGGCGCCCGGTCGGCACGTACGGCGAGGCCTCCGTCTTCAGCCTCTCGAAGCACACCGCCGCCAAGACCGGCGGCTTCGTCGCCCTCGCCGACCCGGCGCTGCGCGAGGAACTCACCGCCGCGCGCGACGCGTTGCTGCACCCGACCCGTACGACCGGCGAACTCGCCTACCTGGCACGGCCGTACGCGGAGGCCGCCGTGCGCGGCATGCGCCTCGTACGGGCCGCGCGCGCGACGGTGCGGCTGCTCGGGATGGAGGAGCGGGAGGAGATCCGGATGCCGCTCCGCGCCGACGAGCTGCTGCGGGCCCTGCCGGCCGCGCCCGCGCTCGCCCCCTTCCACTCCTGGGTCCGGGTCGACATGCACGACTACCGGCTCCGGCCGGGCCCCGGACGGCTTCGCCGCACCACCCGCAAACTGGCCCGGCTCGACGGCGTCCTCGCCGCCCACCGCTCGGGCACGGCCCTGCTCCTGGCGAGCGAGTACGGCACGCCCGGGGCGGCGGACGAGCCGGCGCAGCCGCTGTTCCGCGTACCGCTGCTCGTCGAGGACCGGGACGCGGCGATCGCCGCCCTCGCCCGGCACCGGATCACCACCGGCTACGTCTACGACCCGCCGCTCGACACCTACGCGGGCGAGGCGTTCACCGACCTCTCCCCCGCGCCGGAGGCCGCCGCCCGGTTCGCCCGGCACGCCCTGCCGGTGGACCCGCGCCGCGCGGACGAGGTCCTCGGCGTGCTGCGCGCGTCCGGGACCCGGCCGGCGCGCCTGTCGGAGGCCCCCGGCGGCGCCCGGTGA
- a CDS encoding RNA polymerase sigma factor SigF has protein sequence MSPRLDVPRTPDAPSAAVPLDHLPAQRPAMRDDLSDRPLDRIGAVDARALSKQLFARLAVLEEGTHDHAYVRNTLVELNLALVKFAASRFGSRSEPMEDIVQVGTIGLIKAIDRFELTRGVEFPTFAMPTIIGEIKRFFRDTSWSVHVPRRLQELRLDLAKAGDTLAQRLDRAPTVAELAEELGISAEEVVEGMTASNAYTASSLDAKTEEDEAGSGDSTLADRIGYEDDGLTGIEYIASLKPMIASLPARERHILSLRFVSGMTQSEIGTELGISQMHVSRLLSRTLARLRRGLTLEE, from the coding sequence ATGTCACCCCGGCTCGACGTCCCGCGCACCCCCGACGCGCCGTCGGCAGCAGTCCCCCTCGACCACCTGCCCGCCCAGCGCCCCGCCATGCGCGACGACCTGTCCGACCGGCCCCTCGACCGCATCGGCGCGGTCGACGCGCGCGCCCTGTCGAAGCAGCTCTTCGCGCGGCTCGCCGTCCTGGAGGAGGGCACCCACGACCACGCGTACGTCCGGAACACGCTCGTCGAACTCAACCTGGCCCTCGTGAAGTTCGCCGCCTCCCGGTTCGGCAGCCGCAGCGAGCCGATGGAGGACATCGTCCAGGTCGGCACGATCGGCCTCATCAAGGCGATCGACCGCTTCGAGCTGACCCGGGGCGTCGAGTTCCCCACCTTCGCCATGCCGACGATCATCGGCGAGATCAAGCGGTTCTTCCGCGACACCTCGTGGTCCGTGCACGTCCCCCGCAGGCTCCAGGAGCTCCGGCTCGACCTCGCGAAGGCCGGTGACACGCTCGCCCAGCGCCTCGACCGCGCCCCCACCGTCGCCGAACTCGCGGAGGAGCTCGGGATCTCCGCGGAGGAGGTCGTCGAGGGCATGACCGCCAGCAACGCGTACACCGCGAGCTCGCTCGACGCCAAGACCGAGGAGGACGAGGCCGGCAGCGGGGACAGCACCCTCGCCGACCGGATCGGCTACGAGGACGACGGGCTCACCGGCATCGAGTACATCGCCTCCCTCAAGCCGATGATCGCCTCGCTGCCCGCCCGCGAACGGCACATCCTCTCCCTCCGCTTCGTCTCCGGCATGACGCAGTCCGAGATCGGCACGGAGCTCGGGATCTCGCAGATGCACGTGTCCCGGCTCCTCTCCCGCACCCTCGCCCGGCTGCGCCGCGGTCTCACTCTGGAGGAATGA
- a CDS encoding STAS domain-containing protein, protein MDRQHIGSAQPARLRVEARTVDAGSELLTPVGELDHHTAELLRTPLDAALDVGRSRLVVDCSGLDFCDSTGLNVLLGARLRADAAGGGVHLVAMRPAVARVFHITGAEAVFTLHDTLDTALPG, encoded by the coding sequence ATGGACCGCCAGCACATCGGCAGCGCGCAGCCCGCGCGGCTGCGGGTCGAGGCCCGGACCGTGGACGCGGGGAGCGAACTCCTCACGCCTGTGGGTGAGCTGGATCACCACACCGCCGAACTGTTGCGCACGCCACTCGACGCCGCGCTCGACGTGGGCCGCTCGCGGCTCGTCGTCGACTGCTCGGGCCTCGACTTCTGCGACTCGACCGGGCTCAACGTGCTGCTCGGCGCCCGGCTGAGGGCGGACGCCGCGGGCGGCGGGGTCCATCTGGTGGCGATGCGGCCCGCTGTCGCCCGGGTGTTCCACATCACCGGTGCGGAGGCCGTCTTCACGCTGCACGACACGCTCGACACGGCCCTCCCCGGCTGA
- a CDS encoding ATP-binding protein — protein MDQASDVRTLALGETSGTVPLARDFTRSALQEWGWLPAATADRRAAAEDVLLVVSELVTNACLHAEGPERLRVLRGDQVVRLEVTDRGAGQPAPRTPHRSGRPGGHGMFIVQRLCLDWGIDRTPGAPGKTVWAELAAPA, from the coding sequence ATGGACCAAGCTTCCGACGTCCGTACGCTCGCCCTCGGCGAGACCAGCGGCACCGTCCCGCTCGCCCGCGACTTCACGCGGTCGGCGCTCCAGGAGTGGGGGTGGCTCCCGGCCGCCACCGCCGACCGCAGGGCCGCCGCCGAGGACGTCCTGCTCGTCGTCTCCGAGCTCGTCACCAACGCCTGCCTGCACGCCGAGGGCCCCGAGCGCCTGCGCGTCCTGCGCGGAGACCAGGTCGTACGCCTCGAAGTCACCGACCGCGGCGCCGGACAGCCCGCGCCCCGCACCCCGCACCGCTCCGGACGGCCCGGCGGCCACGGCATGTTCATCGTCCAGAGGCTCTGCCTGGACTGGGGCATCGACCGCACACCCGGCGCCCCGGGCAAAACGGTCTGGGCCGAACTGGCCGCACCCGCCTGA
- a CDS encoding peptidase, with the protein MPNRRRTAAGLTAAVAVAGAAVLTAAPTAQATVVDVNYACVTKIGPKDAVSPVDIKAVKSGSGYTITMSFEKGVSDSPIELPKGVMTPRAELVLGGAASGTVKVKGTPNTAAIPPDTPIKIGTLTGTFTPTKNGKVTFTAGTLIVHALGMDAAECKPKNNPAPSLELDVTGVAGGDDTPPAENDNGEDDDNGSGTELPKTGPLDSALALGTLGGTVLLTGAAGVLWLTRRTAR; encoded by the coding sequence GTGCCGAACCGAAGGAGAACGGCCGCCGGTCTCACGGCGGCGGTCGCGGTGGCGGGCGCCGCCGTGCTGACCGCCGCGCCGACCGCCCAGGCGACCGTCGTCGATGTGAACTACGCGTGCGTGACGAAGATCGGCCCGAAGGACGCCGTCTCGCCCGTCGACATCAAGGCCGTCAAGAGCGGCAGCGGCTACACGATCACGATGTCCTTCGAGAAGGGCGTCTCCGACAGCCCGATCGAACTCCCCAAGGGAGTCATGACCCCGCGCGCCGAGCTCGTCCTCGGCGGGGCCGCGTCGGGCACGGTGAAGGTCAAGGGCACGCCGAACACGGCCGCCATCCCGCCGGACACCCCCATCAAGATCGGCACGCTGACCGGGACGTTCACGCCGACGAAGAACGGCAAGGTCACCTTCACGGCCGGCACCCTCATCGTGCACGCCCTCGGCATGGACGCGGCCGAGTGCAAGCCGAAGAACAACCCCGCGCCCTCGCTGGAGCTCGACGTGACCGGGGTCGCGGGCGGGGACGACACCCCGCCGGCCGAGAACGACAACGGCGAGGACGACGACAACGGCTCCGGGACCGAACTGCCCAAGACCGGCCCGCTCGACTCCGCCCTGGCCCTCGGGACCCTCGGTGGAACCGTCCTGCTGACCGGCGCCGCCGGAGTCCTCTGGCTCACGCGGCGCACGGCACGCTGA
- a CDS encoding COG1470 family protein, whose amino-acid sequence MRAAVRSGLVAAATALVGAVAAAPPGAPAWTAAPAAGRPYAYLEGPAGSVLQDTLSVTNPGARPLTVRLAGEGAPVAFAARTVTVPARTRADVPFAVTVTADTPPGAHRGTVRATAAGRELSVELLLRVSGPRLAALTVEDVRVDEAAGGLRYTLVNRGTTVLAPTLAVRAEGLLGTVLDRPERALPLTLRPGERVTRTEPWPDPPALDSVTVRLTAGAPGAVPAAARTEAAFAEGPALAGTAGLLLAVAGGGYAAWRRRRSRTQRAPEGATP is encoded by the coding sequence ATGCGGGCGGCGGTGCGCTCCGGGCTCGTGGCCGCCGCGACCGCCCTCGTCGGCGCGGTCGCGGCGGCTCCCCCCGGAGCCCCGGCCTGGACGGCGGCACCCGCCGCCGGACGGCCGTACGCCTATCTGGAGGGCCCCGCGGGGAGCGTCCTCCAGGACACCCTGTCGGTGACCAACCCGGGCGCGCGGCCGCTCACCGTACGACTCGCGGGCGAGGGCGCACCGGTGGCCTTCGCCGCGCGGACCGTCACCGTGCCGGCCAGGACCCGGGCGGACGTGCCGTTCGCCGTGACCGTCACCGCGGACACCCCGCCCGGCGCCCACCGGGGCACCGTCCGCGCCACGGCCGCCGGACGCGAGCTGAGCGTGGAGCTGCTCCTGCGGGTGAGCGGCCCGCGCCTCGCCGCGCTCACCGTCGAGGACGTCCGCGTCGACGAGGCCGCCGGCGGCCTCCGCTACACCCTGGTCAACCGCGGTACGACGGTCCTCGCCCCGACCCTCGCGGTCCGTGCCGAGGGCCTCCTCGGCACGGTCCTCGACCGGCCGGAGCGCGCCCTGCCGCTCACCCTGCGCCCCGGCGAGCGGGTCACCCGCACCGAACCCTGGCCCGATCCGCCCGCCCTCGACTCCGTCACCGTCCGGCTGACCGCCGGCGCCCCCGGCGCGGTCCCCGCGGCCGCCCGTACCGAGGCCGCCTTCGCCGAGGGCCCCGCACTCGCGGGGACGGCGGGACTGCTCCTCGCGGTGGCGGGCGGCGGGTACGCGGCGTGGCGGCGCCGCAGGTCCCGTACCCAGCGAGCCCCGGAGGGAGCGACACCATGA